The genomic interval TACAGCGGCAGGCTGAAGGGCAGGTACTAAGCCATGGGTGACAAGGCTTGGAATCACCCCTGATTAGACCAATAAAGGCCTAGGCCAGGgtcgtggctcagtggtagagaccctgcttagaatcccccagtgaggggctgggggtgtggctcagtgatagagcatttATCCTGGGTTCCACCCACAGCATCAGAAAAAGATGTTTCTGAGTGGACATCTGGGTCCCTGAGCCCTACCCCAAGCTTTAGGAATATGTCAGACAGTACATGACTCCTCCAGCTTGCCTGCAGGAAGGATCCTAGGCTCCTCTGAGCTTTAGGGCTCTATCTCTTACACACTATTCTCCATGTGTGTCACTTGCACATATCTCGTATGAGAGGCCTGAGTAGTAAGTCGTGTGCAGATGAAAAGGCTCAGGACTGCAGGCATGGACTCCGGCcttctcagcacttaggaggttcATGCGAGAGGCTGGGGGCGAGGCTAACTGCCctaacaacaaccaccaccaccaccaccagggaaAGCATGCAAAGGAGCCACCAGAACAAGTCTAATCGCCCGAGTCCATGTAAAGATGGAAGGGCAGAGCCGTAGAGTTGTCTGCTGATCTCCACAGGCACACATTACTAATAAGGAAACAGCTAAGTCAGACAAACAAATGCGTCTCTCTTGGGTCCACTCTTTGCTGCAGGCTGCAAGCCACTTCACAATGCTGCAGGTCCTCCTCAGACCTGCAGCAGCTGACCAAGCCGCTGTCCTGTTAGTCAGGGTGGGCATGTGGGAGTGGGAACCAAGTCACACAGTAGTCATTGGGGCCCACTTCCTTTTCCACTTCACAACAGCAGAGAGGTCTGTGAAATGACTAAGTGGGGACTTGACCCTCATTTTCCTGCCACGTGCCGGTCTCCTGGTGTCTCACCGGTTGAGAATCAGGCCTTTGTACACGGTGTACTTTGTCTAGCGTACACCACTGAGGTCCACTTGCCTTGTGGAGAGCCGGCATGGGGCCAGCGTCAGCCATGTTGACCTCTCCCGCCATCTGGGCTCATTCTGTCTCGTCTGCCCTCTCCAGGACGGGAGTCTTCAGTGTCCGTCGTGCAAAACCATCTATGGGGAGAAGACTGGGACGCAGCCCTGGGGGAAGATGGAGGTGTTCAGGTTCCAAATGTCCCTCCCAGGCCATGAAGACTGTGGGACTATACTCATTGTTTACAACATCCCTCATGGCATCCAGGTGAGGGGCCTGGCCAGAGTCACCATTCCTGAGCACCCTTCTTCCTGCCCAGCACTCTCTCAGCATCTGTACCCAGTATGGGGTCAGGACAGCCCCGCTGGAGGACTGTGGAGTGATGGGAGTCTTTCCTTCACCTCTCTGAGTGAACGAGAGCTCCCCATAGGAGAGGTGGCTGGGCAGAAGACCAAGCCCAAAACATAAAGAGCACTATGTTGGAGGCTGGAGAATTGGGGGCCCATGAGTGTGCTATGTAGGTGGTGGGGTGCAGGGCGGGCAGGCCTCTTGTTCCTAAGGGACTCAATACTGAAGCTCCATGTGAGAAACCCGATCCAGGAGGTCATGAAGAAAGGCAAGTGAGCATGCAGCATGAGTGCCCATCCTTGACCCTGGTGGAGTTGGAAGTTTCTTTAGGGAACAGGAGGTTGCCAGGCCAGTGGCAGTAGGTTACATGGCTGGGAGTCTTGGCATAGGAGTGGACCTACCTTGGAAGGTGAGGCTGTGGCTAGCCACAGTTCTGCATCATGCTGTCCTGTTCCTTTCACAGGGACCAGAGCACCCCAGCCCTGGGAAGCCATTCACTGCCCGGGGCTTTCCCCGGCAATGCTACCTGCCAGATAGCCCTCAGGGCCGCAAGGTAAGTCCCTACCCCCACACCAGGGACCCACCACATGTGGTTAGACTCAACCTGAACAGCAGCTCCAGGGAGGAGAGCCAGGCTCCATGCTGGGTCAGCATGGGGAGGGGGCCACAGGAAACACTAGGGACACCTGCCAGCCTGGGACCTCAGCAAGGACTTAGAGTCGAggaagaggcttccaggaccACAGAATAGCTGACTTGTGAGCTTGGATATAGGCCTGGGAAGGACGGGGCCCAAACTACAGGCGAGGAAGCTCCAGGCCTGCCACAGGCCAGGCGTTCTGAGGCCACAGCAAGGGGAGCTCTCCTGGCTGCTTGGTGAGGAGTGCTTGCCTGGGGTACACAGTGCACATCCCTACAATACTTGGGGGGTAAAGGCAGAAGCATCAAgtgttcaaagccatcctcagctatataacaCGGCCCAAATTcctcctcaaaaaataaaacacaaactctTCAGCTACTGGGTGAGAGCTGgacttgctttttggtttttgtttgtttgtttgttttttctttttttatttcggGGTTTGGAGCTGTAAGGGCTATGCATGGCTTTCATGTGGAAATCGTAAAACAGCTCTGAGTCCTTTCCCTCACCATTATGTGGCCCTGAGCATCAAACTTGGGCCATCAGGTTTGTGTAGCCCACTGTGCCATCTTGCTAGCCGCCTTGTCTTCATCCCTTCTGAGGTGGAATTCCCCGATAAGTGTTCCACCACTGACGTCCACTCCTTGCCCCCAAGCTGTGTGTGGAGGACCTCAGGACAGGAGGCCTACTGGAGAGAGGGAGGCTGTTGGTCCTGTCAGATCTGGAGGGAAGCAGAGAGGCCTGGGCTGGGTCAGCTGGTGGGACGTGCTCCCGGAGGCCCCCCCCACCGTGGCTCATTACCTGGACCTGCACTGGCCCACCACATGAGGCCAGGGCAGTGTGGCGGAGCCTCAAAGGGATGTCCTTCCACCTACCCGGCAGGTCCTGGAGCTCCTGAAGGTGGCCTGGAAGAGGCGACTCATTTTTACCGTGGGCACTTCCAGCACCACAGGTGAGACCGACACCGTGGTGTGGAACGAGATCCACCACAAGACCGAGATGGACCGCAACGTGACAGGCCACGGCTATCCGGACCCCAACTACCTGCAGAATGTGCTGGCTGAGCTCGCTGCCCAGGGAGTGACCGAAGACTGCCTGGAACAGCAGTGACCTCGGGCCTGCCTCTGCCGACCCCACAGCCCTGGGCGGGGCGGGTGGGCAGGAAGGTGTGCCTTCGGTGAGAGGCAAGAGTGTGTGTTGGGTTTGTGTAGCCCACTGGGGTTGCACCTCCTCCTAAAGGTTGGGCTTCTTGCCTCTGCTGCCACCATCCTGTCTGCGCCGGGGTCTGCCTGGAAAATGGGCACCCTCCTCAGTATTGTACTTGTGGAAGCTTAAGCTGGAGCTACCTCAGTGCACGGATGGGACCGGCCCTTCCAGCCCTGGGTGGGCTGGTGACCCAGCAAGGGGTGAGCAGGGACGATCACACTCCCAGCTTCAGGTCAGCTTCTTATACCTCAGATTTTATTTGCAATAAAGATCCTATAGCCAACCTGCATCTGTTGGGAAGTTTTgtgtgtccgtctgtctgtctgatgaCATGTCACACTGAGCTGTTTGTGGAGCAGGCGCCATCTTCATTGATGCTCATTCACCCTCACATCTAGGAAGTGAGGACAAAGACCACTGAACTCCATAGTGAGACTCCTGTGACACACACATGCTCCGTACCCTGTGGTCCCCAGCACTGTGGTCCTGTCACAGCGGCCACCCTATTATATAGCTTCCGTTACAAAGTGCTATTCACACAGGGCGGGTGTTGTCTCGGTGTTTCCCAGTGATGCAGGTGCTTGGAAGAGTAGTGACTGGACGGGGACCCTGTGAGGCAGCTCTAAAGCCCTggcttttgagactgggtctccctTTAAtccctcctgatcctcctgtctcgaCCTCtgcagtcctgggattacaggtgtagaTACCACACATGGCAGGGTCttatttttttccctattttTGGTCATTTTCACTTCCTGTAATTCTCTGACGTCGCGC from Mus musculus strain C57BL/6J chromosome 5, GRCm38.p6 C57BL/6J carries:
- the Dtx2 gene encoding probable E3 ubiquitin-protein ligase DTX2 isoform X4; amino-acid sequence: MLNCFRLSASFPSGPSSSSPGSAPTTVPVQMPKASRVQQALAEGAPKPEPEQVIRKYTEELKVAPEEDCIICMEKLAVASGYSDMTDSKALGPMVVGRLTKCSHAFHLLCLLAMYCNGNKDGSLQCPSCKTIYGEKTGTQPWGKMEVFRFQMSLPGHEDCGTILIVYNIPHGIQGPEHPSPGKPFTARGFPRQCYLPDSPQGRKVLELLKVAWKRRLIFTVGTSSTTGETDTVVWNEIHHKTEMDRNVTGHGYPDPNYLQNVLAELAAQGVTEDCLEQQ